In Elaeis guineensis isolate ETL-2024a chromosome 1, EG11, whole genome shotgun sequence, a genomic segment contains:
- the LOC105039361 gene encoding YTH domain-containing protein ECT2 isoform X5, which yields MATGNQEGPDRIESMEPVELSKVDAEQKTLCAEDSNEQPLSAKDETSVSPNVSHDSNTMNLPKDAPGQLGSLDAGGDRSAAYPTNIYAPQAQAFFSGGYENATGEFEEYPRFLNVEGLEVGPTGVYNENPSLMYHTGYGYSPQMPYGPYSPVTTPLPPASGDGHLYTPQHFPFSGPYYQQPVPPSMPFLTSPTPVSQAELTIPVDQQGAFLADASNSSGMLFGPGPRYHVSYGSFGRGSFAGNFGNPGFYDLRQGLDGFGSGGLWSDWLKSPDGTGPLTPLSPAASPQPIGALGPFGQSTMPLAGMAPQQQKPFYGFGSSFSSHDRLYPHGGIYPQGSNVGGSLPRLGINVRSLSAIDNGRKRGKGGASLCSCNGTPDFLCEQNRGPRSTRPKNPAVEQNSSVDGKIDNSTTKANRELYNSPDFVMENKDAKFFIIKSYSEDNVHKSIKYGVWASTANGNRKLDSAYHEAKEKDNPSPVFLFFSVNASAQFCGVAEMIGPVDFERSVNYWQQDKWTGQFPVKWHIVKDVPNNLCRHIILENNDNKPITNSRDTQE from the exons AGTCAATGGAGCCTGTGGAATTATCAAAAGTAGATGCTGAGCAGAAAACACTTTGTGCTGAGGATTCAAATGAACAG CCACTTTCTGCTAAAGATGAGACGTCTGTATCACCTAATGTTTCACATGACTCAAACACTATGAATCTACCAAAAGATGCCCCAGGCCAGCTGGGTTCTTTGGATGCAGGTGGAGACCGTAGTGCTGCTTATCCAACCAATATCTATGCTCCTCAGGCACAAGCATTCTTCTCTGGTG GGTATGAGAATGCTACTGGTGAGTTCGAAGAATATCCTCGGTTTTTAAATGTCGAGGGCTTGGAAGTTGGACCAACC GGTGTCTACAATGAGAATCCCTCTCTCATGTACCATACTGGATATGGGTACAGTCCTCAGATGCCTTATGGACCTTATTCTCCAGTTACAACACCTTTGCCTCCTGCCAGTGGAGATGGCCATCTCTACACTCCTCAGCATTTCCCCTTCTCGGGCCCTTACTACCAGCAACCAGTTCCTCCTAGCATGCCATTTCTtacttctccgactccagtttCACAAGCTGAGTTAACAATACCAGTTGACCAACAAGGAGCTTTTCTTGCTGATGCTTCAAATTCCAGTGGCATGCTTTTTGGACCAGGACCTCGTTATCATGTTTCATACGGCTCTTTCGGTAGAGGTAGCTTTGCTGGAAATTTTGGTAATCCTGGTTTCTATGATTTGAGGCAAGGGCTTGATGGTTTTGGCTCTGGCGGCTTATGGTCAGATTGGTTGAAATCTCCTGATGGGACAGGACCATTGACTCCATTGTCACCAGCAGCTTCACCTCAGCCGATTGGTGCACTTGGGCCATTTGGGCAAAGCACAATGCCTTTAGCTggaatg GCTCCACAGCAACAAAAGCCCTTTTACGGTTTTGGATCCTCATTTAGCTCCCATGATAGACTGTACCCTCATGGTGGTATTTATCCTCAGGGCAGTAATGTTGGGGGGTCCCTTCCCAGATTGGGCATCAATGTTCGGAGTTTGAGTGCAATCGACAATGGCAGAAAGCGAGGAAAGGGTGGTGCTTCATTGTGTAGTTGCAATGGCACCCCAGACTTTCTCTGTGAGCAAAACCGAGGGCCACGGTCCACTAGACCAAAGAATCCAGCAGTGGAACAGAACTCATCAGTGGATGGTAAAATTGACAATTCTACTACAAAAGCTAACCGTGAGTTATATAACAGTCCAGACTTTGTTATGGAGAACAAGGATGCCAAGTTCTTCATAATAAAATCTTACAGTGAGGATAATGTCCATAAGAGCATCAAATATGGTGTTTGGGCCAGCACTGCCAATGGGAACAGGAAGTTAGATTCAGCTTATCATGAGGCAAAAGAGAAGGACAATCCCAGTCCAGTTTTCTTGTTTTTCTCG GTAAATGCCAGTGCACAGTTTTGTGGGGTTGCTGAGATGATTGGACCTGTGGATTTTGAGAGGAGTGTGAATTATTGGCAGCAAGACAAATGGACTGGTCAGTTCCCTGTCAAATGGCATATCGTGAAAGATGTCCCGAACAATCTGTGTCGCCATATCATCCTCGAAAACAATGACAATAAGCCAATAACCAATAGCAGAGACACCCAGGAG TGA